Within the Papaver somniferum cultivar HN1 unplaced genomic scaffold, ASM357369v1 unplaced-scaffold_132, whole genome shotgun sequence genome, the region ATCTTTTAGTTACTCGAATGGATTTGAGTTATCGAATTGGAATTTTGACAATTAGGGCTTAAATTATTTGCATGATAATCACTTATTGGGACATTATAAATATGAAGTTTGATTTAGGCATGTTACTAGTTGGTGTCTCTGGTGGGATTTAATTGGAAATTAAGGAAACTTATGAGTTAGCGACTCTGTGTTTAATTTGTAATTTTAGTTGTTACCTTGTACATATGTATGCTATGTCAGTTTCTTTTTCTTACAATCTTTTGTTCAATTGATTCCGAGGAAAATTTGGTCAGTTATATATTGTTCAATTGATTCCGAGGAAAATTTGGTCAGTTATATAAAAATAGACAGATACCAGTCTGGGTTCTTATTGCTCTTGTTTGTTTGTTTCAGGAAAAGTTTTTGTCTGAAGAAGAAGTATCAGAAAGGTAATTGATTTGTTATGGTTTTTCAGTTTATGGTGATGTTAATAATTTGGTGTGTTATATGTTTTGCTCATCATTGACTTAGTAATCCATCAATATTTTAATGTTTAATAGATTAACTGGTTTGGTAGAGAATTGAGTTGCATATGCAAGATTAAGCAGTTCCTAAATATTTGATTATGGTATCTTTACTGTTTGTGACCTTGATTATGGTATCTTTACTGTTTGTgacctttttctttcttcttttttctgttcTTACACTGATTTTGAATTTCTTCTGAATTGTATGAATTATATACTCTCTATACTCCTACTTGTGGCCACTGGATCATCCTGACTGAGATGCTTTTGCTATTAACTCTTATCTaattgacatccatttgatgttcGAGGAAACAAACGTTAACCAACTTACTAATTACTATGTGTTGACCTTTATGGTCAAAAAGTTATGCCGTTTAAAACAGTCCATGTCATCTGATTTTCTATGTTATTTTCTATTCCCTCATAAGGGTGTGTTAGTCTGTCAACTTAAAATCGTTTAGCCAAATGGATCATTTTCAAGTCTCATTTAGTTTCAAGGCATGCATATCTTTTCTTCAGGCTGAAGGCCCACCATTTGAAACTCAAATCAGTTTTGAAggtctttttatgtttttgttttgttaaaaTGCCTCGACTAGTTTGAACGGGTCCTCTTTCCTGCTACCCCCTCTCACACTTTAGAAGAAATTCAATTTAAGCTTGCATGTATGAAATTGATTTTGCATATATGTGGCGTATGTCCTCTAATGGTAAGGAAAATTACAAATGTCCTAACTGTAGTTCTCAAGTTTGGTCCTTCAGCCTTTTTCTAGTTTCTTTATGGATAAGCCAGTTCATATAGTGACCTAAATACAGATATACTTTTTGGAAGTCTATAAGTCAGGTTGCTTATTTCCTTCATGATTTAATTGCATTATGAACTTAGGAGACCTCCGATTTCTTTTTGTGGCAATGATTTACAAGGAAGAATTCCACTACCTAATTAAGGTCTAATGGAGTAGATCAAGAGAACGTATGCCTTAACTTTCTGATCTTCTACCGTAGCTGTTTGACCATCTTCTGAACATTTTGATTCGTTTTGTGAAAAAAGTATTTCACCACATTTTCGCGATTCGTCGTGGAATTGGTTATAGTTTCTAACACATGCTCAGAAAGAGTAGCCACAGATTGAATTTATCTACTCGTTTTTTGAGTTCTTTGCTATATTATTCAGTTCGCTGCAATTATTCTGATCTTATGCATCCTATTCCGAGCTACTTTGTCCATTTATTATCTTTATTTCTTTAAACTAGACTAACCACAATGTACGCATGGTGTACATGGATGAcacacatcatcatcatcgtatATATCAATCTTCATAAAGGTGTTAATGAGAATGTGAATTATTGCTAACAAACTACAGTACCACTGAAATTTTTTGACTACCATGAGGACCCTTGTTGACTCCGTCTCAACTCCCAACATCCTTGAtaatttttccttttgacattGCCATGCTTTTCTTCCAAAAGATATCTCAGTTCCTTATTTGCAGATCTCCTAGAATCTATGAGGGCGTAGGTATTTAGCGCTTGATTGGGTTATAAAGTACTGATCTCTTTGGTCATCCGGTTTAGTAGTTTTGGAAGTAAAAAATTGAAATTCTGTTAAAAGTTACTTCTTGATTCTCAATTAGAAACTTACTGCCTAACTCAGTCATTCTTGATCATTCATACCAATAGTTAGATGAGTTACTACCGGATGATTCCAGTGATAAAAAAACTTCTTCATATGTATATATACATCTGTTACAGTTCTACAATTGGTTACTTTATATTGTTTATTGCCTATTGTGCTTTGGGTCTTTTAGTATAAGTGAGTATTTAGTTTTATTCGAACTACTTCACTATGTTCTTATTTCAGTCTCCCTCTTAATTTGTCTCCAACACAGCATGGCCCATGATATTCCTCGTCACTTTTCCCAGGAGCTGTCGTTTTGATCTCTTATTTTTTGTACAGGTTGAGAATTGATTTCCAGTCGGTAACTAGAGGAATGGAACTAAGTACCATCAAGGATGCATTTGACCGTGTTGCCAAGAAGCAAAGGGtttcattttctaaaacccaAGAAGCTATTGATCAGATTGCGCATGAAATCGAACAAACACTAGTAAAAATGAACTCATTTCAGGACCATTCTCTTCCTACTGATCAGAAAGCTATCCTCGCAGAACTAAACAACAAGCTGAATGAGATAGGACCTCTTAATCAACTTGAAGGTTCACAGAAAGAGCTAAATGTAGCATTAAGCAAGTACGTGAAACTCCTCGATAAGTCTTTCAATACGGACATATCCAAGGCTTACAGGACCGTTGATTTTGATATACACACAGTGAATCAAATCATTGCTTGCCACTTCTATCGACTGGGGCATTTTGACCTTGGTGATTGCTTTATATATGAGGCTAAGGAACCAGAAATAGCTAATCTGAAGTCCCCTTTCTTGGAGATGTACAAAATACTAGAGGCAATGAGTTCCAGAAATCTGCAGCCAGCATTGCATTGGGCTTCCTCCAACCATGCCATTCTTATTCAGAATGGCTCGAGCCTTGAGTTGAAACTTCACAGATTGCAGTTTGTGGAGATACTGAAAACCGGAAACAGAAATGACGCACTCACATATGCAAGGACTTACTTTTCTCCATTTGCACCTCTACACTttgctgagattcagaagttaa harbors:
- the LOC113333102 gene encoding protein RMD5 homolog → MELSTIKDAFDRVAKKQRVSFSKTQEAIDQIAHEIEQTLVKMNSFQDHSLPTDQKAILAELNNKLNEIGPLNQLEGSQKELNVALSKYVKLLDKSFNTDISKAYRTVDFDIHTVNQIIACHFYRLGHFDLGDCFIYEAKEPEIANLKSPFLEMYKILEAMSSRNLQPALHWASSNHAILIQNGSSLELKLHRLQFVEILKTGNRNDALTYARTYFSPFAPLHFAEIQKLMASILWAGRLDSSPYSELLSPIHWEKLSEEVTEQFCSLVGQSRESPLSVAISAGVQGLPTLLKLASVMAAKKQDWQAMKQLPVPVDLGKEFQFHSIFVCPVSRDQGSDENPPMLMPCGHVLCKQSIVKLSKSSTRTFKCPYCPLEATVAQCRQLHF